Below is a window of Paramagnetospirillum magneticum AMB-1 DNA.
CCGCTCCAGGCAGTCCTGGACGAGGTCATCGGCCTGCGTCACATCCCCGGACAGGGCGCGGGCATAGCGCCGCAGCCCTGGGATCTCCGCCTCGATCTGGCTCTCCACCGTATTCATGGGAGATAGATGGCTACGGCTTGGCCGCGTGCCAAATATCCTTGAAGCCTTCGCCGGTGGTGTCGCCCGGCTTGGCATCCTTCATCCAGGTGTAGAGCGGCTTGCCCTTGTAGGCCCATTGCATGGAGCCGTCGGCCCGCTTGATCACCGTGTAGTCGCCCTCGGCCATGGCTCCGGAAGCGGCCATCAGCGGCGGCCAGTTCTGGGCGCAGGCGTCGACGCAGGTCGAGGTGCCGGGGGCATCCTTGTCGAAGGTGTAAAGGGTCATGCCCTTTTCATTAGTCAGTACCGGACCCAACGCGGACTGGCCGGTCTTGACCGGGGCGGCATAGGCGGCGGCGCTGACGAGCAACGCGGCGGCGAGGACGGTGAGGCTCTTGATGTTCATGGTTCCCTCCAGGATGGCTCCACATGGGCCACACTGGAGAGAACGCCGGGCGGCCGGGATTATTCCCTGGGCCGAAAAATAAATTCAGCCGGTCATCAGCTTCTTCAGGGCCGCCACCAGGCTTTCCTTGGTGAAAGGCTTGGCGATGTAGCCATCCACCCCCTTGGTGCGCGCCAGACGGACGTCGTCCAGGTCGGTCTTGCCGGTCAGCATGATGAACTTGAGATTGGGGTATTTGCCCTTGGCCGCTTCCAGCAAGGCAAGGCCATCCACGTCCGGCATGACCCAGTCGCTGATGACGATGTCGGGCACGTGGTCGGCGCTGTCCAACTTGGCCAAGGCGTCGGCCCCGTCGGTGGCCGGGACCACCTTCTTGGCGCCAAGGCCGCGCAGCAGGCTGGCCTCGAGCATGCGGGCCGAGCTCACGTCCTCCACCACCATGAATTCCTGTCCGGCCATCCAGGTGGTGAAGTCGGAATCTTCCTGCGTACTCATAGCCTGCATCTCCTAAAGCCCCCCCTTTTACTTTAGTATGTTGCACCTTGGGTTTCCAGTCCTGGAATTGAAAAAGGGCCCCGAAGGACCCTTTTCCTTTTTCGTCAGGCCGTCCCGGAGGAGGACGAGCCACCCAGGGCCGCCTGGGCGGCCGCCAGACGGGCGATCGGCACGCGGTAGGGCGAACACGACACGTAATCCAGACCCGCTCCCTGGCAGAAGTGGATGGAGGCCGGGTCGCCGCCATGCTCACCGCAGATACCGAGCTTGAGGCCGGGCCGGGTGGCACGGCCACGCTCGGCGGCGATCTTGATCAGTTCGCCCACGCCGGCCTGATCCAGGCTGGCGAAGGGGTCGTGCTCGTAGATGCCCTTGGCGCGGTAGACCTCGAGGAACGGGCCGGAATCGTCGCGGCTCATGCCGAAGGTGGTCTGGGTGAGATCGTTGGTGCCGAACGAGAAGAACTCGCCGGTCTGGGCGAT
It encodes the following:
- a CDS encoding COG4315 family predicted lipoprotein, which produces MNIKSLTVLAAALLVSAAAYAAPVKTGQSALGPVLTNEKGMTLYTFDKDAPGTSTCVDACAQNWPPLMAASGAMAEGDYTVIKRADGSMQWAYKGKPLYTWMKDAKPGDTTGEGFKDIWHAAKP
- a CDS encoding response regulator; amino-acid sequence: MSTQEDSDFTTWMAGQEFMVVEDVSSARMLEASLLRGLGAKKVVPATDGADALAKLDSADHVPDIVISDWVMPDVDGLALLEAAKGKYPNLKFIMLTGKTDLDDVRLARTKGVDGYIAKPFTKESLVAALKKLMTG